A single genomic interval of Anopheles marshallii chromosome 2, idAnoMarsDA_429_01, whole genome shotgun sequence harbors:
- the LOC128719377 gene encoding calumenin-B → MKMMFVSAMSICLLINYAVSAIPKPEEKRVLDHDPLSHAQHYQNDEHNKQYDHEAFLGEDAKTFDQLEADESRRRLGLIVDKIDGDNDGFVNLSELKAWIQYTQRRYIDDDVNRQWKTHNPNNTEKVHWDTYRKNVYGFLDELASHETDHPNDEHFSYRAMMKRDRRRWSIADRDGDDELTREEFTDFLHPEESSHMRDVVVTETIEDIDKDSDGKVSVEEYIGDMYRQGEPDEEEPDWVKHERETFTNFRDKNKDGFMDNQEVKDWITPADFDHAEAESRHLIYEADSDADEKLTKDEIIEKYDLFVGSQATDFGEALTRHDEF, encoded by the exons ATGAAAATGATGTTCGTATCTGCAATGAGTATCTGCCTGCTGATAAATTATGCCGTGTCCGCAATTCCTAAACCGGAGGAAAAACGGGTGTTGGATCATGATCCTCTAAGCCACGCACAACATTATCAAAACGATGAGCATAACAAACAGTACGATCATGAAGCATTTCTCGGCGAAGACGCCAAGACGTTCGATCAACTCGAAGCGGACGAAAGTAGAAGACGTTTAGG CCTCATCGTAGATAAAATTGATGGCGACAACGACGGGTTCGTTAATCTGTCTGAGCTGAAGGCATGGATTCAGTACACGCAGCGGCGCTACATCGACGATGATGTCAACCGGCAGTGGAAGACGCACAATCCCAACAATACGGAGAAAGTCCACTGGGATACCTACCGGAAGAATGTGTACGGATTCCTGGACGAGCTTGCGTCGCATGAAACGGACCATCCTAACGATGAACACTTTTCTTACCGGGCAATGATGAAGCGCGATCGTCGCCGCTGGAGCATTGCGGATCGCGACGGAGATGATGAGTTGACGCGGGAAGAGTTTACCGATTTTCTACATCCTGAGGAAAGCAGCCACATGCGCGACGTCGTTGTAACGGAAACAATCGAAGACATTGATAAGGATAGTGATGGAAAGGTGTCGGTCGAAGAGTACATCGGCGATATGTACCGACAAGGCGAACCGGACGAAGAAGAACCGGACTGGGTGAAACACGAACGGGAAACGTTTACCAATTTccg TGACAAAAACAAGGATGGATTTATGGACAATCAGGAGGTTAAGGATTGGATTACTCCAGCTGACTTCGACCATGCAGAGGCGGAATCACGTCATCTAATCTATGAGGCAGATTCCGACGCGGACGAGAAACTTACCAAGGATGAGATTATCGAAAAGTATGATTTGTTTGTCGGTTCGCAGGCAACAGATTTTGGTGAGGCTTTAACGCGGCATGATGAGTTCTAA
- the LOC128718187 gene encoding LOW QUALITY PROTEIN: LIM/homeobox protein Lhx6-like (The sequence of the model RefSeq protein was modified relative to this genomic sequence to represent the inferred CDS: inserted 1 base in 1 codon) encodes MYNRIGLFFPAACQQQPWDTRQLXPTTPATTIQSSVSSTPNLVAATGLAKDCAGCGKRITERFLLKALDIFWHEDCLKCGCCDCRLGEVGSTLYTKANLILCKRDYLRLFGTTGYCAACNKVIPAFEMVMRAKNNVYHLECFACQQCNHRFCVGDRFYLCDNKILCEYDYEERLVFASMACNPSSLAHIRRQVSNLQPAGENHPASAGRLPPASTNRSPYVAEKVGLSQQQQQQHHHHQQQTSAPVATTSAATTASTSCETHPSCTSATSSPQQQQQQHQSGSSNLHLQHSSQQHQQHHHPSNPGPHRDDGSSGYGSPDSETFEMPNNQ; translated from the exons ATGTACAACCGAATCGGACTCTTCTTTCCGGCAGCGTGTCAGCAACAACCATGGGACACACGACAGT CACCTACCACACCGGCTACTACGATCCAATCATCGGTCTCTTCCACCCCAAACCTGGTTGCTGCGACCGGTTTAGCCAAGGACTGTGCCGGATGCGGGAAGCGTATAACCGAGCGCTTTCTATTGAAAGCACTAGATATCTTCTGGCACGAAGATTGCCTCAAGTGTGGCTGCTGTGATTGCCGCCTGGGAGAGGTCGGCTCTACGTTGTATACTAAAGCGAATCTAATTCTATGTAAGCGAGACTATCTTAGACTATTCGGCACGACTGGATACTGTGCCGCTTGCAACAAGGTGATACCGGCCTTCGAGATGGTAATGCGCGCCAAAAACAATGTCTATCATCTGGAGTGCTTCGCATGCCAACAGTGCAATCATAG ATTCTGTGTTGGCGATCGTTTCTATTTATGTGATAATAAAATCCTATGCGAATATGACTACGAAGAGCGGTTGGTGTTTGCCAGTATGGCCTGCAATCCTTCTAGCTTGGCGCATATTCGGAGGCAAGTTAGTAATTTACAG CCCGCTGGAGAAAATCACCCCGCGAGTGCCGGACGTTTGCCACCAGCCAGTACTAATCGATCTCCATACGTAGCAGAGAAGGTTGGATTgtcccagcaacagcagcagcagcaccaccatcaccagcagcaaaccTCTGCACCGGTAGCAACGACATCAGCGGCCACGACAGCTTCGACATCATGCGAAACACATCCATCATGCACCTCAGCTACATCGTCtccgcaacagcagcagcagcaacatcagtccGGAAGTAGCAATCTACACCTGCAACATTCCAgtcagcaacatcagcaacaccatcatccAAGCAACCCGGGTCCACATCGAGATGATGGTTCCAGCGGGTACGGCAGTCCCGATTCGGAAACCTTCGAAATGCCAAACAACCAATGA